CAGACTTATCTCAGAAAAAGGTCTTTAATTAACGGAGCTAGCATCCTCATGAGCAGAAGTTTCCACCTGGCCGCAAATTGGAAGATGCACTTCGTCGCATCCGAAGCACGGTCTCTGTATGAGAGCGTAGTAGCAATGGTAGAAGCAACGGAGCAGAGAGAGTCGGCAAACAAAGTATCCGTTAGTGTTGCCGCTCCAGCGGTGCATCTTGCTACTTTGTCAGCGGTTCGTTCTCCCATGGTCGAATATGGCTCACAAAATATTCATCATGAGAAGTCTGGCGCATTCACAGGAGAGATTTCGGTTCCAATGGTTCAAGACTATGGGGCTACCTTTGCCCTAGTGGGTCACTCCGAAAGACGGATAATGTTCGGAGAGACTGAAGATCTCTTGGCACAAAGGGCTGAGGGTGCGCTTCAACAGGGACTACGGATTATTTACTGTGTCGGTGAGACTTTGGAACAGCGAGAGCAAGGTGAAACCTCTCAAGTACTGAACACTCAAATGAGTACCATAGGGCATTTGTGCGATAAGTTTTTTGACTTGATAACCATTGCCTATGAGCCCGTATGGGCTATCGGAACCGGGAAGGTAGCTTCTCCAGAGGAAATTCAACGAGCTCACCAGGAGGTAAAAGCGCTGGGAAGAGCCTTTGCGCCGTCGAAGTCAGATCTTCCTGTTTTATACGGAGGGAGCGTCAAGCCTGATAACATTCAGAGTCTCTTAGAGATTAGTGAAGTGGACGGCGCTCTTGTCGGTGGTGCAAGCCTGAGCTTTGATTCCTTCAGGGCGTTGTACGAGGGGAGTTGCCAGTAGCATCTCCTCATTGAGTCGATTTCATTGAGTCGATCGTCTGCTTTGCCTGATGTATTGTTTCCCATCTTTTTCGCATACAGCCACTATGAGCTAGCCACTATAAGACAAAGAGACGAAGACACAAGAGTCGATAGAGCACTTGTTACTTCAATAGCACTCATTATATGGCACCTCGCCATAGTTCTTTCGGGTCACCGTGTACTCGCGCTCCGACCTTCTTGATAATTTGCGACGCCATGAAATTTGCTCCTCGCGCTGCCATCAGCGGGGTCTGACCTTCCACTACTCCGTGGAGAAACGCACCCGCAAATGCATCACCGGCCCCAGTAAGGTCCACCGTCTCAACTGAAAATCCAGGAACATGACCGGATTCTCCCTCTGCCGAATGGATGAAGGCTCCCTTTTCTCCAAGCGTTACAGCAGCAGCTCTATACCGAGCTTTTACTTCCTTAAGCGCTTCTTCCCCGCTTTCCGTTCTTGTAAGCACTTTGGCTTCACTCTCGTTAGCGAAAATTAAGTCAGCATGCAAAAGGGCATGTTCAACCTCTTGGCGAAACCCATCCACAATCCAACCGTCAGATAGAGTAACCGCAATTTTTGTATCATGTTGTTGAGCGAGCTCTATCGCACGCCTAATGGCTGGATGTCCAGACTGAGGATTGCAGAACAGATATCCCTCAATAAAGATCCACTTTGTTTGTCGAATGATCTCCTCCTCGAGGTCATCTGAAGAAAAATCAGCGGAAACCCCGAGATGTGTTCGCATTGTCCGCTCTGCATCGGGAGTAATAAATATAAGAGACGTTCCGGATTTGCCGCCCACGTGAAAAGGGCTGGTGAGTCTGACCTGATGACTTTCGAATTCAGACTGATAGTGCATGCCGTAGGCATCATCGGCAAGGCGACATGAAAAGGCCGTGCTAGAACCGAGTTGTGCAAGGAGAACTATAGAGTTTGCTACCGAGCCTCCACTCACCATCTTTGGATCACAGTGCGAAAATTTTTCTAGAAGCTCTGCTTGAGCTTCAGCCTCAAGCAGATGCATAGTTCCCTTTTCGAAACCAAGCTGAGAAAACTCTTCATCACTAACTTCTACAAGTACATCGACCACACCATTGCCGATCCCGTATACATCGATACTCTTCATTAGTTCTCTCCTATTCTACGCGCCCCAGAGTATAGAACTGTTCAATGGTTAAATGAAAGATAGAGAAATATAAATTAAAAGTTATGCGACTACGGGCACCCGTCGCCATCAACTGCCAAGCGAACAATCACCCCATCACAGAACCGTTCCCACGTGAGATATTTCTTGCCCTGACAATGATTGATTTGCATAAAACCCATTGAATCATTTGGGTTGGCGCAGGCCCCATCAAATCGAACTTGAAATTTTGTGAGTCGAGGTAGTCGAAATCCTGGCAAAAGACTTGAGGCAACTGGATTGGTCATCTCTCCAGCTGTCGTTTGAGCGATAAGACCGAAACTTGCCGGCAGATTATCCGGATCCACAATTCCCGCTTCAAAGGAGGTTTGAGCATCTTGCAGAGCAGTCTCAATTACAGCAAAGGTTGCCGAATTTTTGTAAATGGCATAGCTGCTCAAAGCAAGGCTAGCAAGAACACCAATAATCGCGATGATGGTGAGAAGCTCTATGAGGGTGAATCCTGAATCCATTCTTCCTTTCATTTGCCTAACTCCTATCGGTAAAACGCACATAAAGCCCCAATTCAATCGTTACAGAGCTTCGAGATTCCCCGTAATCGGTATGACAGAAAATGTCGCTGCCACGACAAAAGTTGTCTATTCTGGCTGTCCACTCTTCAGTAAGACACCGAAACGTTTCACAAAAACAACACTCTCTTCACTCTGGGAATACCTGCTGCATAGACTGTTCCAAAATTAGCAATATCATCGGCTAATCAGAGCTATAAATAACGGGCATGGGCTCGCTCACTCGCTCTAGTGAATCGATATATTCCTCGATGACCTCACGGAGTCGCTCCGGTGCGATATCCAATAGAGTGAGTAATCTCTCCACAACTCCTTGTACCAGCGTATCAGGACAGCTCGCTCCAGAGGTAACTAAAACATCAACCGCGGCCCCGTCTTTTGGGTACCATTCCGTTGTGATGTGTTCCCTCCCCTCCTCGAGATCAAGGTGCGAAATTTCATTAATACTGATCACATCGGCAGGCCCACTTACAAAATATGTCGGAAACTGTTCTGCACACAGCTCAACCAAGTGAGATGTATTCGATGAGTTATATCCTCCAACTATAATTGCGATATCACCCCCCGAACGGATCAATTCAAGAGTGGACTGTTGATTCTCAGTTGTCGCGTAACACAATGTATCACGAGTATCTGCAAAGTGTACGTCAATATCATCGTCACCATACTTCTCCACCATTCCACTACGTAAGATAGAACTAATCTCAGCTGTTTCAGTAGCAAGCATGGTCGTCTGATTAATTACACCAATTTTCTCTAAATCAGTGGAAGCAGAAAAAGAAGGCGACATTCTTCCAGAAAACCGTTCTTTAAAGGCATCATATGATTCTCGACCGAGTATAAAATTTTTGAGCCACTCGGCCTCATGGACATCTGCTATAATGATACTCGGTGCCACTCTCGAAGCATGGGAAAATGTTGCCTGAGTCTCCTCATGTCGGGCTTTCCCATGTATGACAATCGAATATCCACGCTCTCCCAGTTGTGTTCCTCTTTTCCAAACCCTTTCAACAAAGGGACAGGTTGTATTATACCGACGGATATCGACCCCTTTGGCTTCCAGTAGCTCGCACATCTCCAGCGTTGTCCCAAATGCGGGAATGATAACTATATCTTTCTTTTCGACTTGAGAGAGAGAAATCAACTCTTTCCCATACGTAGAAAATAGAAATTCCACACCGCGTGCACGCAAGTCAGCATTTACGTGTGGATTATGAATCATCTCTGATAGGAGAAACACTCGCTGTGACGGATTCTCCTCAACTGCGCGATAGGCAATCTCGATAGCATTTTCAACTCCGTAGCAAAATCCAAAATGCCTGGCAAATTTAATTCTCAGCTTTCCAAAATCAAGAACGGCAGGTGACTTATCTCGTTTTTTTGTATCGATTTCAGAGCGCGCTCTTTTCA
Above is a window of bacterium DNA encoding:
- a CDS encoding triose-phosphate isomerase, with amino-acid sequence MSRSFHLAANWKMHFVASEARSLYESVVAMVEATEQRESANKVSVSVAAPAVHLATLSAVRSPMVEYGSQNIHHEKSGAFTGEISVPMVQDYGATFALVGHSERRIMFGETEDLLAQRAEGALQQGLRIIYCVGETLEQREQGETSQVLNTQMSTIGHLCDKFFDLITIAYEPVWAIGTGKVASPEEIQRAHQEVKALGRAFAPSKSDLPVLYGGSVKPDNIQSLLEISEVDGALVGGASLSFDSFRALYEGSCQ
- a CDS encoding adenosine kinase, whose amino-acid sequence is MKSIDVYGIGNGVVDVLVEVSDEEFSQLGFEKGTMHLLEAEAQAELLEKFSHCDPKMVSGGSVANSIVLLAQLGSSTAFSCRLADDAYGMHYQSEFESHQVRLTSPFHVGGKSGTSLIFITPDAERTMRTHLGVSADFSSDDLEEEIIRQTKWIFIEGYLFCNPQSGHPAIRRAIELAQQHDTKIAVTLSDGWIVDGFRQEVEHALLHADLIFANESEAKVLTRTESGEEALKEVKARYRAAAVTLGEKGAFIHSAEGESGHVPGFSVETVDLTGAGDAFAGAFLHGVVEGQTPLMAARGANFMASQIIKKVGARVHGDPKELWRGAI
- a CDS encoding type II secretion system protein — translated: MCVLPIGVRQMKGRMDSGFTLIELLTIIAIIGVLASLALSSYAIYKNSATFAVIETALQDAQTSFEAGIVDPDNLPASFGLIAQTTAGEMTNPVASSLLPGFRLPRLTKFQVRFDGACANPNDSMGFMQINHCQGKKYLTWERFCDGVIVRLAVDGDGCP
- a CDS encoding 4-hydroxy-3-methylbut-2-enyl diphosphate reductase, whose amino-acid sequence is MPRKFNIPDQYRSHIISYMKRARSEIDTKKRDKSPAVLDFGKLRIKFARHFGFCYGVENAIEIAYRAVEENPSQRVFLLSEMIHNPHVNADLRARGVEFLFSTYGKELISLSQVEKKDIVIIPAFGTTLEMCELLEAKGVDIRRYNTTCPFVERVWKRGTQLGERGYSIVIHGKARHEETQATFSHASRVAPSIIIADVHEAEWLKNFILGRESYDAFKERFSGRMSPSFSASTDLEKIGVINQTTMLATETAEISSILRSGMVEKYGDDDIDVHFADTRDTLCYATTENQQSTLELIRSGGDIAIIVGGYNSSNTSHLVELCAEQFPTYFVSGPADVISINEISHLDLEEGREHITTEWYPKDGAAVDVLVTSGASCPDTLVQGVVERLLTLLDIAPERLREVIEEYIDSLERVSEPMPVIYSSD